The following are from one region of the Mycolicibacterium helvum genome:
- a CDS encoding enoyl-CoA hydratase/isomerase family protein, whose protein sequence is MNHDYEEMKKDAEPFIKFEKDVANRIAYITFDRPDELNSTTMGMRQNFADMIHKCNVDDDVKVVVIRGEGNDFGSGGDLPEQREMLENPGTPLLHELSINDDSVKYPPGDSYRYLYTLTDHYAKARAGNRPLQECKKVTIVEAKGYCYGWHFYQAGDADLVVSSDDALFGHPAFRYVGWGPRLWWWAETMGLRKFSEMLFTGRPFTAQEMYECGFINSVVPRDQLEAETLKYAMACSKSRPTDTVVVQKAFLELYKQHKGEYFGSLLTGVVEGMLPMMTNDRDNYPDLTEGTFEKGLNNVVKDNDLNFPPEWRLSHSGRKKP, encoded by the coding sequence ATGAACCACGACTACGAGGAGATGAAGAAGGACGCCGAACCATTCATCAAATTTGAGAAAGACGTCGCGAATCGGATCGCGTACATAACATTCGACCGACCCGACGAACTGAACTCGACCACCATGGGGATGCGGCAGAACTTCGCCGACATGATCCACAAGTGCAACGTCGACGACGACGTCAAGGTCGTGGTGATCCGCGGTGAAGGCAACGATTTCGGCAGCGGCGGCGATCTCCCTGAGCAGCGCGAGATGTTGGAGAACCCGGGAACACCTCTACTGCACGAACTTTCGATCAACGATGACAGCGTGAAGTACCCGCCCGGGGATTCCTACCGCTACCTCTACACCCTCACCGATCACTACGCCAAGGCCCGGGCCGGCAACCGCCCGCTGCAGGAATGTAAGAAAGTCACGATCGTGGAGGCGAAGGGATACTGCTACGGCTGGCACTTCTACCAAGCCGGCGACGCGGACCTGGTGGTGTCCTCCGATGACGCGTTGTTCGGTCACCCGGCCTTCCGGTACGTCGGCTGGGGTCCACGACTGTGGTGGTGGGCAGAGACGATGGGCTTGCGCAAATTCTCCGAAATGCTGTTCACCGGTAGGCCGTTCACCGCCCAAGAGATGTACGAGTGCGGGTTCATCAATAGCGTGGTCCCCCGCGACCAGCTCGAAGCCGAGACCCTCAAGTATGCGATGGCCTGCTCCAAGTCACGCCCGACCGACACCGTCGTGGTCCAGAAAGCCTTCCTCGAACTCTACAAGCAGCACAAGGGTGAGTACTTCGGCAGCCTGCTGACGGGTGTGGTCGAGGGCATGCTGCCGATGATGACCAACGACCGCGACAACTACCCGGACCTCACTGAGGGCACCTTCGAGAAGGGCCTCAATAACGTCGTCAAGGACAACGACCTCAACTTCCCGCCGGAATGGCGGCTCAGCCACTCCGGACGGAAGAAACCCTGA
- a CDS encoding TetR/AcrR family transcriptional regulator, which translates to MSPAKDQRTDRSAVTRDALLAAAEQLFAEHGMHGVSNRHISEAAGQGNNAAACYHFGSRADLLRAIEARHRAAIDEIRQRELASIPSTPQLRDWIGVLVYPLTEHLEALGTTTSYARFAAQVMADPTCRDLVGSDAMTSELMLKTVRGINRSLPDHPKRVRAGRWMMARNLLMHSLAEIEGEHANTRGTTGPNWPVVAEELVTALVGLWEAPVARREGARRDVQVRVSSVRSG; encoded by the coding sequence GTGAGCCCAGCCAAAGACCAGCGAACTGATCGGTCGGCCGTCACCCGTGATGCACTGTTGGCTGCTGCAGAGCAACTCTTCGCTGAGCACGGCATGCATGGGGTGTCGAACCGGCATATCAGTGAGGCCGCCGGCCAGGGCAACAATGCGGCCGCCTGTTACCACTTCGGCTCCCGGGCAGATCTGCTGCGCGCGATCGAAGCCAGGCACCGCGCCGCCATTGACGAGATCCGGCAGCGCGAGCTGGCCAGCATTCCGTCGACCCCACAGTTACGGGACTGGATCGGCGTCCTGGTCTATCCGTTGACCGAGCATCTCGAAGCACTCGGAACAACAACGTCTTACGCACGTTTCGCGGCCCAGGTGATGGCCGATCCCACCTGTCGGGATCTGGTGGGATCCGATGCGATGACCTCCGAGCTCATGCTGAAAACCGTCCGAGGAATCAACCGGAGCCTTCCCGATCACCCGAAGCGCGTTCGGGCTGGCCGCTGGATGATGGCGCGAAATCTGTTGATGCACAGCCTCGCCGAGATCGAAGGCGAGCATGCCAACACTCGAGGGACAACCGGTCCGAACTGGCCGGTGGTGGCCGAGGAGCTGGTCACCGCGCTGGTGGGGTTGTGGGAGGCGCCGGTAGCTCGGCGAGAAGGTGCCCGCCGCGACGTCCAGGTCAGGGTTTCTTCCGTCCGGAGTGGCTGA
- a CDS encoding cytochrome P450 codes for MVVMQDFSYNPFDAAVMADPQPFYRTLRDHHPVYYVEALDTFALSRFSDVWQVLAINDGTFVASEGTLPAAAVLGRRNNGPVADPPLHPLPFHANFDAPLYDDVRRCTASQFRPKSVATWQERIRELANQRLDELLPRGTFDLTQDYGGVVAAAVVCELVGLPTDLAADVLATVNAGSLAQPGSGVEVANARPGYLEYLIPIVERVRAGSFGGPLPIVENLLAYRLPDGSALTDSEVAVQMLGVFIGGTETVPKIVAHGLWELRRNPEQLAAVRADTEATVPVAREEIIRYCAPAQWFARTVRRPFTIHDTTFVPGQRIITLLASANRDEREFPEPETFIWNRPIQRSLAFGRGQHFCLGYHMARLEIAVMVQEWLRRVGDYRIIGEEAHRPPSSFQWGWNSIPVQV; via the coding sequence ATGGTTGTGATGCAAGACTTCTCGTATAACCCTTTTGACGCGGCGGTGATGGCAGATCCGCAGCCCTTCTACCGGACGCTGCGCGACCACCACCCGGTGTACTACGTCGAAGCGCTCGACACCTTCGCGTTGTCACGGTTCAGCGACGTCTGGCAGGTGCTCGCGATCAACGACGGGACGTTCGTCGCATCGGAGGGGACACTGCCTGCCGCGGCGGTACTCGGCAGGCGCAACAACGGTCCGGTCGCTGATCCGCCGTTGCACCCCTTGCCGTTTCACGCCAACTTCGACGCCCCGCTCTATGACGATGTCCGCCGCTGCACCGCAAGCCAGTTTCGGCCGAAGTCGGTTGCGACGTGGCAGGAGCGGATCCGCGAGCTGGCCAACCAGCGTCTCGACGAACTGCTGCCCCGCGGCACATTCGACCTCACCCAGGATTACGGCGGCGTCGTCGCTGCCGCGGTGGTGTGCGAACTCGTCGGTCTACCGACCGATTTGGCCGCCGATGTACTGGCCACCGTCAACGCCGGCAGCCTGGCGCAGCCGGGCAGCGGTGTCGAGGTGGCCAACGCCAGGCCCGGCTACCTGGAGTACCTGATCCCGATCGTGGAACGGGTCAGGGCAGGCAGCTTCGGCGGACCCCTGCCGATCGTGGAGAATCTGCTGGCCTACCGGCTGCCCGACGGCTCGGCACTGACCGACAGTGAAGTGGCCGTCCAGATGCTGGGGGTGTTCATCGGCGGCACCGAGACGGTGCCGAAGATCGTCGCGCACGGGTTGTGGGAGCTGCGCCGTAACCCCGAACAGCTGGCGGCAGTGCGGGCCGATACCGAGGCCACCGTGCCGGTGGCCCGCGAAGAGATCATCCGCTACTGCGCTCCTGCGCAGTGGTTCGCCCGAACGGTGCGGCGGCCCTTTACCATCCACGACACCACTTTTGTGCCGGGTCAGCGGATCATCACGCTGTTGGCGTCGGCCAACCGCGACGAGCGGGAGTTCCCCGAGCCGGAGACGTTCATCTGGAATCGGCCGATCCAGCGATCACTGGCCTTCGGGCGTGGTCAGCATTTCTGCCTGGGCTATCACATGGCGCGCCTGGAGATCGCGGTGATGGTGCAGGAATGGCTGCGACGCGTCGGTGACTATCGCATCATCGGCGAGGAGGCTCACCGGCCGCCGTCCAGCTTCCAGTGGGGCTGGAACAGCATCCCGGTTCAGGTGTAG
- a CDS encoding NIPSNAP family protein → MKKFFSHTLMYLHETIALGSERSDRFTEQFTSVYQPMMEALGARLFSIWETTPYNGRWPQVTIIWEIDAFADYARIGRDQAPGGGQREAAVAWSDYLASVGASGEGRIMYAGRSNRTLAQLQDAKFGAGLVIQEIMQTKPGRQDDYIRELERLYVPWSERTGKRWLGSFITTFRFNEVIHYWALDGGWDCFENHYPSWKDSPPAEIVTWMSVAPALRDGWEDSILQALPPSPLR, encoded by the coding sequence GTGAAGAAGTTCTTCAGCCACACCCTGATGTATCTGCACGAGACGATCGCGCTGGGTTCGGAGCGCAGCGATCGCTTCACCGAGCAGTTCACCAGTGTCTATCAGCCGATGATGGAAGCGCTTGGGGCACGGTTGTTCTCCATTTGGGAAACCACGCCCTACAACGGCCGTTGGCCGCAGGTGACGATCATCTGGGAGATCGACGCGTTCGCCGACTACGCCCGTATCGGCCGGGACCAGGCTCCCGGCGGCGGCCAGCGCGAGGCGGCGGTGGCATGGTCGGATTACCTCGCCAGCGTCGGCGCATCGGGGGAGGGCCGGATCATGTACGCCGGTCGCAGCAACCGCACGCTGGCGCAGCTGCAGGACGCGAAGTTCGGTGCCGGACTGGTGATCCAGGAGATCATGCAGACCAAACCCGGCCGGCAGGACGACTACATCCGCGAATTGGAGCGCCTCTACGTCCCGTGGTCGGAGCGGACGGGTAAACGGTGGCTCGGGTCGTTCATCACCACCTTCCGCTTCAACGAGGTGATCCACTACTGGGCGCTCGACGGCGGCTGGGACTGCTTCGAGAACCATTATCCGTCCTGGAAGGACAGCCCGCCGGCCGAGATCGTGACGTGGATGAGCGTCGCACCCGCCCTGCGCGACGGCTGGGAGGACTCCATCCTGCAGGCGCTACCGCCGTCACCGCTCCGATAA
- a CDS encoding ferredoxin: MRIEVDLDKCTGHGICESIAEDVFEVADDGSVRIHGDPRPESDRERIRQAVSQCPAAALSLVED, translated from the coding sequence ATGCGGATTGAAGTGGATCTCGACAAGTGCACCGGACACGGCATCTGCGAGTCGATCGCCGAGGACGTGTTCGAGGTCGCCGACGACGGGAGCGTCCGCATCCACGGTGATCCGCGTCCGGAATCGGATCGGGAGCGGATCCGGCAGGCGGTCAGCCAATGTCCGGCCGCGGCGCTGAGTCTGGTCGAGGACTGA
- a CDS encoding cytochrome P450, with translation MSGDQREYSHHDITSRRFWGQPFDVREQTFAALRAVDGLTWHQPFPSLFPMEEPGYWALTRRADIAHASLHPELFSSAQGIALDPMPADIQRIATFFLMMDPPQHTTYRRLISAAFTPRNVAQIDEQVRKNAATVVDELVGAGEVDFVAACSARLPMMTISEMLGVPNSEREAVAKAAEKLFSMSDDEYSSLEERAEATVNEMFLLAGTGIELAKFRRRHPADDLMTSIVNAEVDGHRLTDEEIGAFLVLLASAGNDTTKQTTSHAMLALAANPDQRAWLMADFDARIGPAVEEFIRWATPVLQFARFVTEDTELAGQELKAGDKVGLFYCSANRDEAAFDQPGAFNLERSPNPHLGFGGGGPHFCLGNQLARTELRNLFRELLFRVDVELGEPDYLMSSFVHGIKHLPAFVR, from the coding sequence GTGTCCGGGGACCAACGTGAGTACAGCCATCACGACATCACGTCGCGGCGATTCTGGGGCCAGCCGTTCGACGTCCGCGAGCAGACCTTCGCCGCGCTGCGGGCCGTCGACGGCCTCACCTGGCACCAGCCTTTTCCCTCGCTCTTCCCGATGGAGGAGCCCGGTTACTGGGCGCTGACCCGCCGAGCCGACATCGCCCACGCCAGCCTGCATCCGGAGCTGTTCAGCTCGGCGCAGGGCATCGCGCTGGACCCGATGCCCGCCGACATCCAGCGAATCGCAACGTTCTTCCTGATGATGGATCCCCCGCAACACACGACCTACCGCCGACTGATCAGTGCGGCGTTCACCCCCCGCAACGTCGCCCAGATCGACGAGCAGGTCCGCAAGAACGCCGCCACTGTGGTCGACGAACTGGTCGGCGCCGGGGAGGTGGACTTCGTCGCCGCCTGCTCGGCGCGACTGCCGATGATGACGATCTCCGAAATGCTGGGGGTGCCCAACTCCGAGCGGGAGGCCGTCGCCAAAGCTGCCGAGAAGCTGTTCAGCATGAGCGACGACGAGTACAGCTCGCTGGAGGAACGAGCCGAAGCGACCGTCAACGAGATGTTCCTGCTCGCGGGCACCGGCATCGAACTGGCGAAGTTCCGCCGCCGTCATCCCGCCGACGACCTGATGACCAGCATCGTCAACGCCGAGGTCGATGGGCATCGGCTCACCGACGAGGAGATCGGCGCCTTCCTGGTGCTGCTCGCCTCGGCCGGTAACGACACCACCAAGCAGACGACGTCGCACGCCATGCTGGCGCTGGCGGCGAACCCGGACCAGCGAGCCTGGCTGATGGCGGACTTCGACGCCAGGATCGGCCCGGCGGTCGAGGAGTTCATCCGATGGGCCACCCCGGTGTTGCAGTTCGCCCGGTTCGTCACCGAGGACACCGAACTGGCCGGCCAGGAACTGAAGGCCGGTGACAAGGTGGGGTTGTTCTACTGCTCGGCGAACCGGGACGAAGCCGCCTTCGACCAACCGGGGGCGTTCAACCTGGAGCGCTCGCCCAACCCACACCTGGGCTTCGGCGGTGGCGGTCCGCACTTCTGCCTCGGCAATCAGCTCGCCCGGACTGAACTGCGGAATCTGTTCCGGGAATTGTTGTTCCGGGTCGACGTTGAGCTGGGTGAGCCGGATTATCTGATGAGCAGTTTCGTCCACGGCATCAAGCACCTCCCAGCGTTCGTCCGGTGA